One window of the Dermacentor andersoni chromosome 10, qqDerAnde1_hic_scaffold, whole genome shotgun sequence genome contains the following:
- the LOC126519189 gene encoding uncharacterized protein, with product MHLNLDHARRALTAATRRMDEVGIPIAAINDPPCTKRVRPQLPPEFSYFGEEEEPLSAIFVRRPDFDVFPVYVSRRVVAVRCSTRDREWLLVAAYAPPHVSIEPTLDEISECLDGGKTSEVLVMGDFNAKHAMWGPRANDNRGSRLIEFVAAHGLVVLNDAASPPTYSTLYTDSWIDVTLATPALVRRGYRWCVSPDETFSEHRAIDLALHSGTARGKRLRKCGRLNFVAELRDIPWFRRAAGADIRSPRALDALLEKMYVIIDRTRTKHLRPVVPQKPGKSWWTPELQLEKRRTRALRRRFQRCRDDALRPLHRQLYSEALAKFRRRVERAKEQDAGERCADCSRKCTRRLPGGLCARPNLQQICLT from the coding sequence ATGCACCTAAATCTCGACCACGCCAGGCGAGCACTGACGGCCGCGACGCGACGGATGGACGAGGTCGGGATACCCATCGCGGCGATCAACGATCCGCCATGTACGAAGAGGGTGAGGCCGCAGCTGCCGCCGGAATTTTCGTATTTCGGGGAAGAGGAGGAACCCCTGAGCGCCATCTTCGTCCGTCGGCCCGATTTCGACGTGTTCCCTGTGTACGTGTCAAGGCGAGTGGTTGCGgtgaggtgttccacaagggacCGCGAGTGGTTGCTGGTGGCCGCGTATGCGCCGCCGCACGTCTCCATTGAGCCCACGTTAGACGAGATCTCGGAGTGTCTCGACGGAGGGAAGACATCTGAGGTCCTGgtcatgggcgatttcaatgcgaaGCACGCCATGTGGGGACCGAGGGCCAATGATAATCGTGGCTCTCGTCTGATTGAGTTTGTGGCGGCGCACGGATTGGTCGTTCTGAATGACGCGGCGTCCCCTCCCACCTACTCAACCCTCTACACCGACAGCTGGATCGATGTGACGCTCGCGACTCCCGCGCTCGTCCGACGAGGCTACAGGTGGTGCGTGTCGCCGGACGAAACGTTTTCGGAGCACCGGGCCATCGACCTGGCGCTGCACAGTGGCACTGCGCGCGGCAAACGCCTCAGGAAGTGCGGCCGCCTGAACTTTGTCGCGGAGTTGCGCGACATTCCTTGGTTCCGGCGGGCGGCCGGCGCAGACATCCGTTCGCCGCGGGCGCTCGACGCACTGTTGGAGAAAATGTACGTAATCATCGACCGAACTCGCACCAAACATCTTCGGCCGGTCGTCCCGCAAAAACCGGGCAAGAGTTGGTGGACCCCGGAGCTGCAGCTCGAGAAGCGTCGAACGCGGGCCCTCCGGCGCAGATTCCAGCGCTGCCGGGACGACGCCCTTCGACCGCTCCATCGTCAGCTGTACAGCGAGGCGCTGGCGAAATTCCGCCGCCGAGTCGAACGCGCGAAAGAGCAGGACGCGGGCGAGCGATGCGCCGACTGTAGCCGCAAGTGTACGCGGCGCCTTCCGGGTGGGTTGTGTGCAAGGCCCAACTTACAGCAGATCTGCTTGACTTAG
- the LOC140213430 gene encoding uncharacterized protein — protein MRPQLPPDFTYFGVEEEPLSAVFVRRPRFDVFPAYVSRRVVAVRCTTARREWLLVAAYAPPHCSIEPTLDEISACLDSHKTPEILIMGDLNAKHAMWGPRANENRGYRWSVSSDVTFSEHRAIDLVLHSASERGRRLTECGRLNFVAELRDIRWFARASGANIGSPQALDATINKMYEVIDRTRRKHLRPVLPHRPGRSWWTPDLQIEKKRTRALRRRLQRCRDDALRPIHRPRYCEALAKFRRRIESAKASEARERCDECSRKSLFSAPFRAAFGKEKGRPPLPPLTTPDGGRTESVLQSAALLLNVLIAKDDARTDLTEHKELPLTKIGLTFQSLMSHLSVTPVTYL, from the exons ATGAGGCCGCAACTGCCGCCGGACTTCACCTACTTTGGGGTCGAAGAGGAGCCGCTGAGTGCAGTCTTCGTTCGTCGTCCGCGCTTCGACGTCTTCCCGGCGTACGTCTCCCGGCGGGTGGTCGCGGTGCGCTGTACCACAGCACGGCGCGAGTGGTTGCTCGTCGCGGCGTACGCACCGCCGCACTGTTCCATCGAGCCGACCCTCGACGAAATTTCGGCGTGCCTGGACAGTCACAAGACGCCAGAAATCTTGATCATGGGCGACCTCAACGCGAAGCACGCCATGTGGGGCCCGCGCGCCAATGAGAACCGCG GGTACCGGTGGAGCGTGTCGTCGGACGTCACCTTTTCCGAGCACCGCGCCATCGATCTCGTGCTACACAGCGCCAGCGAGCGAGGGAGGCGCCTGACAGAGTGCGGCCGGCTCAACTTCGTTGCCGAACTGCGCGACATCCGATGGTTCGCGCGGGCTAGCGGAGCAAACATCGGCTCGCCGCAGGCGCTCGACGCAACGATTAACAAAATGTATGAGGTCATCGACCGAACGCGTCGCAAGCATCTCAGGCCGGTCCTCCCGCACAGGCCGGGAAGGAGTTGGTGGACGCCGGACCTGCAGATTGAAAAGAAACGAACGCGGGCCTTGCGACGCCGTCTCCAAAGGTGTCGGGACGACGCGTTGCGGCCGATTCATCGCCCACGTTACTGCGAGGCGCTTGCCAAGTTCCGTCGGAGGATTGAGAGCGCGAAGGCGTCGGAGGCGCGCGAGCGGTGCGACGAGTGCAGCCGCAAGTCGCTGTTTTCGGCTCCATTCCGGGCGGCCTTCGGCAAGGAGAAAGGACGACCGCCTTTGCCGCCGCTGACAACACCGGACGGCGGCCGGACGGAAAGCGTCCTACAGTCGGCCGCACTGCTCTTAAACGTCCTAATAGCCAAAGATGACGCTCGCACGGACCTTACGGAACACAAAGAGCTACCCCTTACAAAAATCGGTTTGACCTTTCAGTCACTCATGAGTCACCTATCAGTCACCCCTGTCACCTATCTGTAG